Proteins encoded in a region of the Orcinus orca chromosome 8, mOrcOrc1.1, whole genome shotgun sequence genome:
- the NAA40 gene encoding N-alpha-acetyltransferase 40 isoform X2, whose amino-acid sequence MGRKSSKAKEKKQKRLEERAAMDAVCAKVDAANRLGDPLEAFPVFKKYDRNGLNVSIECKRVSGLEPATVDWAFDLTKTNMQTMYEQSEWGWKDREKREEMTDDRACYEVQLESKVRRKGLGKFLIQILQLVANSTQMKKVMLTVFKHNHGAYQFFREALQFEIDDSSPSMSGCCGEDCSYEILSRRTKFGDSQHSHSGGHCGGCCH is encoded by the exons ATGGGg AGGAAGTCGAGCAaagcaaaggagaagaaacagaagcGGTTGGAGGAGCGAGCAGCCATGGATGCTGTCTGTGCCAAAGTGGACGCCGCCAACAGG CTTGGAGACCCATTAGAGGCTTTCCCAGTGTTCAAGAAATACGATCGCAATGG GTTAAATGTCTCCATTGAATGTAAGCGAGTGTCTGGCCTGGAGCCGGCCACCGTGGATTGGGCCTTCGACCTGACCAAGACCAATATGCAGACCAT GTATGAGCAGAGCGAGTGGGGCTGGAAGGACAGAGAGAAACGCGAGGAAATGACGGATGACCGAGCCTG CTACGAAGTGCAGCTGGAGAGCAAGGTGCGGCGGAAAGGCCTGGGGAAGTTCCTCATCCAGATCCTGCAGCTCGTGGCCAACAG CACACAGATGAAGAAAGTTATGTTAACGGTATTTAAGCACAATCATGGTGCCTACCAGTTCTTCAGAGAAGCGCTGCA ATTTGAAATCGACGACTCTTCCCCAAGCATGTCCGGTTGCTGTGGGGAGGACTGCTCCTATGAGATCCTGAGCCGGAGGACCAAGTTTGGGGACAGCCAGCACTCCCATTCGGGCGGGCACTGTGGTGGCTGTTGCCACTGA
- the NAA40 gene encoding N-alpha-acetyltransferase 40 isoform X1: protein MGRKSSKAKEKKQKRLEERAAMDAVCAKVDAANRLGDPLEAFPVFKKYDRNGLNVSIECKRVSGLEPATVDWAFDLTKTNMQTMYEQSEWGWKDREKREEMTDDRAWYLIAWENSSVPVAFSHFRFDVECGDEVLYCYEVQLESKVRRKGLGKFLIQILQLVANSTQMKKVMLTVFKHNHGAYQFFREALQFEIDDSSPSMSGCCGEDCSYEILSRRTKFGDSQHSHSGGHCGGCCH, encoded by the exons ATGGGg AGGAAGTCGAGCAaagcaaaggagaagaaacagaagcGGTTGGAGGAGCGAGCAGCCATGGATGCTGTCTGTGCCAAAGTGGACGCCGCCAACAGG CTTGGAGACCCATTAGAGGCTTTCCCAGTGTTCAAGAAATACGATCGCAATGG GTTAAATGTCTCCATTGAATGTAAGCGAGTGTCTGGCCTGGAGCCGGCCACCGTGGATTGGGCCTTCGACCTGACCAAGACCAATATGCAGACCAT GTATGAGCAGAGCGAGTGGGGCTGGAAGGACAGAGAGAAACGCGAGGAAATGACGGATGACCGAGCCTGGTACCTCATCGCTTGGGAAAACAGTTCGGTTCCCGTAGCCTTTTCTCACTTCCGGTTTGACGTGGAGTGCGGGGATGAAGTCCTGTACTG CTACGAAGTGCAGCTGGAGAGCAAGGTGCGGCGGAAAGGCCTGGGGAAGTTCCTCATCCAGATCCTGCAGCTCGTGGCCAACAG CACACAGATGAAGAAAGTTATGTTAACGGTATTTAAGCACAATCATGGTGCCTACCAGTTCTTCAGAGAAGCGCTGCA ATTTGAAATCGACGACTCTTCCCCAAGCATGTCCGGTTGCTGTGGGGAGGACTGCTCCTATGAGATCCTGAGCCGGAGGACCAAGTTTGGGGACAGCCAGCACTCCCATTCGGGCGGGCACTGTGGTGGCTGTTGCCACTGA
- the LOC117198471 gene encoding cytochrome c oxidase subunit 8A, mitochondrial, which translates to MSVLTPLLLRGLIGPARRLPVPRAQIHSKPPREQLGTTDIAIGLTSCFLCFLLPSGWVLSHLESYKKRE; encoded by the exons ATGTCCGTGCTGACTCCACTGCTGCTGAGGGGCCTGATAGGCCCGGCCCGGCGGCTCCCCGTGCCGCGGGCCCAGATCCATTCCAAGCCGCCGCGGGAGCAGCTCGGGACCACG GATATCGCCATTGGGCTCACCTCCTGCTTCCTGTGTTTCCTCCTGCCGTCGGGCTGGGTCCTGTCTCACCTGGAGAGCTACAAGAAGCGGGAGTGA
- the NAA40 gene encoding N-alpha-acetyltransferase 40 isoform X3: MGLGDPLEAFPVFKKYDRNGLNVSIECKRVSGLEPATVDWAFDLTKTNMQTMYEQSEWGWKDREKREEMTDDRAWYLIAWENSSVPVAFSHFRFDVECGDEVLYCYEVQLESKVRRKGLGKFLIQILQLVANSTQMKKVMLTVFKHNHGAYQFFREALQFEIDDSSPSMSGCCGEDCSYEILSRRTKFGDSQHSHSGGHCGGCCH, encoded by the exons ATGGGg CTTGGAGACCCATTAGAGGCTTTCCCAGTGTTCAAGAAATACGATCGCAATGG GTTAAATGTCTCCATTGAATGTAAGCGAGTGTCTGGCCTGGAGCCGGCCACCGTGGATTGGGCCTTCGACCTGACCAAGACCAATATGCAGACCAT GTATGAGCAGAGCGAGTGGGGCTGGAAGGACAGAGAGAAACGCGAGGAAATGACGGATGACCGAGCCTGGTACCTCATCGCTTGGGAAAACAGTTCGGTTCCCGTAGCCTTTTCTCACTTCCGGTTTGACGTGGAGTGCGGGGATGAAGTCCTGTACTG CTACGAAGTGCAGCTGGAGAGCAAGGTGCGGCGGAAAGGCCTGGGGAAGTTCCTCATCCAGATCCTGCAGCTCGTGGCCAACAG CACACAGATGAAGAAAGTTATGTTAACGGTATTTAAGCACAATCATGGTGCCTACCAGTTCTTCAGAGAAGCGCTGCA ATTTGAAATCGACGACTCTTCCCCAAGCATGTCCGGTTGCTGTGGGGAGGACTGCTCCTATGAGATCCTGAGCCGGAGGACCAAGTTTGGGGACAGCCAGCACTCCCATTCGGGCGGGCACTGTGGTGGCTGTTGCCACTGA